One region of Mangifera indica cultivar Alphonso chromosome 3, CATAS_Mindica_2.1, whole genome shotgun sequence genomic DNA includes:
- the LOC123211008 gene encoding uncharacterized protein LOC123211008 — MGIKSLFSDRIRRIWNVWEVRALLQLSLLIQIILVIFGTRRKRDPRILIKFVIWSAYLSADWVATVALGNLANIQEGKNSNFIKTNKILQFWAPFLLIHLGGPDTITAYSLEDNELWSRHFLSLVVQVGIAVYVAIRAWSFTPLTFLSIPVFLTGIVKYGERTYVLRSASSQQFKKALLSANPIAEYALMRMETEGFERKIQMKKAWKFQAGHSDRKEFQLYLDAYFLFNRLQYLFSNLLLSLSERTDCYDIIHSKSAKDAFALVAIELGFMYDVLFTKATLVYSLWGILLRSISFLSSVAALTLFKIFIDPHQKDVSFTYSLLAGAVFLDLSSSVKLVFSDWTKLRLIQKQNPLINRILDAIFYIEGRLINRKIWSTGQESVSNYRKRWSESMAQYNLISYCLREMQTKGQFSDIEKLPYIRQYFQEYHHLTWEDVNDDLKEAIFKQLKEKAEKMEDSYTINLCKELLAQRGDYVLEEKYELEELKWSTVDLDFDHSLLIWHIATTVCYEDDFAEKAAEDAEGSGSGEAKKPGDTTESKDAKEGHQKGNISKFLSNYMMYLLVLCPFMIPEGVGEIRFRDTCADVMQLFNKERCSMVEISRKLLEMVYRRSISQSVLSDGCKLAKKLRWLESDQKGWNREEKWKMISEVWIEMLTYAANNCGWKDHAQQLCKGGELVTHVRLLMAHLGLSEQYNERERFMV, encoded by the coding sequence ATGGGTATCAAAAGTCTATTTTCTGATAGAATTAGAAGAATTTGGAATGTATGGGAAGTTCGAGCATTGCTTCAACTTAGCCTTTTGATACAAATCATCCTTGTCATTTTTGGCACAAGGCGAAAACGTGATCCAAGGATTCTGatcaaatttgttatttggTCAGCATACTTGTCTGCAGATTGGGTGGCAACGGTTGCCCTCGGCAACCTTGCAAACATCCAAGAAGGCAAAAACAGTaatttcatcaaaacaaataaaatactCCAATTTTGGGCGCCGTTTCTTCTCATACACCTGGGCGGTCCAGATACTATCACGGCTTACTCTTTAGAAGACAATGAGTTGTGGTCAAGGCATTTTCTCAGTCTTGTTGTTCAAGTCGGAATTGCAGTGTATGTCGCCATCCGGGCTTGGAGCTTTACCCCCCTTACATTTTTATCCATTCCGGTATTCTTGACTGGAATTGTCAAGTATGGAGAAAGGACTTATGTGCTTAGGTCTGCAAGCTCCCAGCAATTTAAAAAGGCCTTGCTTTCTGCTAATCCTATTGCAGAATATGCTTTGATGAGAATGGAAACAGAAGGTTTCGAAAGAAAAATTCAGATGAAGAAAGCCTGGAAGTTCCAAGCTGGACATTCAGATAGAAAAGAATTTCAGCTTTATCTGGACgcttattttttgttcaatagaTTGCAGTATCTCTTCTCAAACCTCCTTCTTAGCCTCAGTGAACGGACGGATTGCTACGACATCATTCATAGCAAATCAGCTAAAGATGCCTTTGCATTGGTGGCAATTGAGCTCGGATTTATGTACGATGTACTTTTCACCAAGGCCACCTTGGTTTATTCTCTATGGGGAATTCTTCTCCGGAGCATCAGTTTCCTTTCCTCTGTTGCTGCACTAACCCTCTTCAAGATTTTTATTGATCCGCATCAAAAGGATGTCTCCTTCACTTACAGTCTTCTAGCGGGGGCTGTTTTTCTGGATCTCTCCTCCTCTGTTAAACTTGTTTTCTCTGATTGGACAAAACTCCGGTTGATCCAGAAGCAAAATCCTCTAATCAACAGAATTCTTGATGCCATCTTTTATATCGAGGGGCGATTGATCAATCGAAAGATATGGTCCACGGGGCAGGAGTCAGTTTCGAACTATCGAAAGAGGTGGTCTGAATCCATGGCACAGTACAACTTAATAAGTTATTGCCTTAGAGAGATGCAAACAAAAGGTCAGTTTTCTGACATTGAGAAATTGCCTTACATCAGACAATATTTTCAAGAGTACCACCATTTGACTTGGGAAGATGTAAATGATGATTTGAAAGAAGCAATTTTCAAGCAGCTCAAAGAAAAAGCTGAAAAAATGGAAGACAGTTATACTATAAATTTATGCAAAGAATTGTTGGCTCAGAGAGGTGATTATGTGCTTGAAGAAAAGTATGAACTTGAAGAGCTCAAGTGGAGCACAGTTGACTTAGATTTTGATCACAGTCTTCTGATTTGGCATATTGCTACAACTGTTTGTTATGAAGATGACTTTGCTGAGAAAGCTGCAGAAGATGCTGAGGGAAGTGGAAGTGGAGAAGCTAAGAAACCCGGAGATACTACAGAATCTAAAGATGCTAAGGAAGGTCACCAAAAGGGCAACATTAGCAAATTCTTATCAAATTACATGATGTATCTTCTAGTCTTATGCCCATTTATGATACCAGAGGGCGTAGGTGAGATACGGTTCAGAGATACATGTGCCGATGTGATGCAACTTTTCAACAAAGAACGTTGCTCTATGGTAGAGATTAGCAGAAAGTTGCTTGAAATGGTGTATAGAAGGTCAATCAGTCAATCGGTGCTATCTGATGGATGCAAGCTCGCCAAAAAGTTGCGATGGTTAGAATCTGATCAAAAGGGCTGGAACCgtgaagaaaaatggaagatgaTAAGTGAAGTGTGGATTGAAATGTTAACATATGCAGCAAATAATTGTGGATGGAAAGACCACGCTCAACAGCTTTGTAAAGGTGGAGAGTTGGTGACCCATGTTCGGCTTCTCATGGCTCATTTGGGTTTAAGTGAACAATACAACGAAAGGGAGCGATTTATGGTATGA